The window GAGGGGTTGTCCTCGATGATGTCGGCCTCGCTGAAGTGCCCGAAGGCCTCGTGGGTGAACACGCCGGCCATGCTGGGATTGAGCACGACATCGTAGGTCCCGCCCCTCACCGGTTCGGCGTCGAGGAGCCTGGCTGCGATGCCGGCCCGCTCGAGGAAGACATCATCGCGGCCGACCAGCGACTCCCACCCGTCGGCGCCTCCCACGGCCACGCGGATGTTCTGGAGCAGGTCGCCCTTCTTCGCGACAACCTCGCCCGCGATCGCCACGGTTACCAGCACCTCGCGGATGGCAGTCCCCTCGCTGTTCACGTAGTACTTCTCGCGGCAGACCTCGTGATAGGCCACGTTGGTGGTGGCTATGCCCGGCTGGTCGAGCATCAGCGCGTTGCAGGCCCTCGCCGCCGCGATCTTGTCGCCGATGGGGATCTGCCGGGGGTCGACCGACATGACGGGCTCGACATCGTCCTCGACCACGGGCACGGGTGCGAGTTCGACCTTCTTCCCGCCGAACCGCATCATCGTGGATGCGCCCTCGGTCGCGAGCGAGAGCGCCCTCGGCACGTCCTCCTCCTTCGTCACGACCGCGGAGGAGAATCCGGTGCCGCTCCGCGCCCTCACGACGTAGCCGTCGGTCGCGCTGGCGTTGACCTGCTTTATCTCCTTGCCGCTGAAGGAGATCACAGTCTGTTTCCGGATCTCGTAGCGGATGTCCGCGAAATCCGCGGTCCGCTTCGAGATCATCGCCCTCAGTCTTTCCCGCATGGCATTCCTCTCGCCTGGATGGCCGGGCAACGCTGTGGTGATCGAGGATGCGCAGATATAAGGAAGGCCGCGCCGATGGTCGAAGATGCCGTCCGGGACCGGGTTTGTTTCAGCGGTGAGTGTCCACGCCCCGGTGCATGGCGAGGAAGTAGAGGCAGAAGGCGGCGGCGGCGAAGCCCGCGGCCTGTCCGAGGATGATCAGGATCGCGCCGGAAGTCGGCCAATGGCCGGCAAGGGCTGACGGCATGGCCGCGCCTGTCATCCGGAATGCCGGTGAGAAGAGGCTGTCGAGAGGGTCGACCAGGGGTGCGAGCGAGTAGAGGGTGAAGGCTCCCGCCAGCACGGATGCAGGCGCCGGTGTAGTGAGGAGGCCGGCCATGGCCGACACGGCGGCCGTCCACGCCGCGAGGGCGATGCCCGCACAGGCCACGGGTACTAGATGCGGGCCGAACCCTGCCGGCATCGCCGCTGCCACAGCGCCCCACGACAGGACCAGTATGACGGAGGAGAACAGCATCTGGGCCAGGACGACCTGCCAGAACCCGGCGATCCTCGACACGGGAGCCATCAGGCTCGAGCCGAACCAGGACTCCCCCCAGAACTTCGAGAAGAACCTCGCGCCCGAAGCCGCCGAGACGAGGCAGACAGCGAAAGTGGCGCTCGCGAAGGCCACCTGTATCGAGCTCATGCCGGTCGCGATCGTGGTTTCGAGGGGATGCACGAGATAGATCGCGACCGCGATGACGGCCGGAACCAGGAAGTAAGGGGGCAGGAAGGACTGCACGAGCCTGTCGGTGGCCTCCCTGAAGTAGAAGCCCCTCATCTCACTCCTCCACCCTCGCGATCTCGTCGGCGATGCCGCACAGGCCGAGGGGATTCGGCGCGGCAACCACGATCGCGCAGCCCCTCCCCTTCAGATCCGAGAGGATCCCGATCACGCGGTCGGACCACGAGGAGGGCATCGAGGCCAGCGGATCGCAGACCGCCAGGACGGGAGGGCCCGCGATGTCGGGGATGGAGAACTCCATGAATCCGGGCATCCACTGGGCAAGGCTCCCGGTGCGGGTCACCGATTCCTTCTCGAGGCCGTTCGCCGTCATCCAGCCGACCAGTGCGGCCCTGTCGCGCCTGCTGCCGCAGCCGTGGATGGCCAGCCTGGCCGCCAGCTGGCGCAGCGGGGCGCGGGCCGGGTCGAGGCTCGTGGCACGCGTGAGGAAGACCGCGCCCGGCAGGCCCCTGGCGAATCCCGGCTCCGAGCCGTTCACCTCGACGCTCCCTCCGAAGGGCCTCCTGACGCCCGAGAGGATGCCCAGCAGATCGTCGCCTTCGTCTCCGGAGTAGTCCGTGACGAGGACGAGCCGGCCCGGCCCGGCCACGACGTCCATCGGGCGGCTGGACCTGCCTATCCTCAGCTTGGACATGGATATCACCCTGAAGGCCTCCCCAAGGTCATCCATCAATAGCGGGCAGAACGCCGGGAGTCTCCCGGACACCCGCCCGGTCTCCCCTCGCGCTTCGGCACAGCGATGCACATAAATACCCCATGAGAGCAACTGCTGCCACCCTGTCGCTCGCGGCCGCGTTCTGCACCGGCTGCGGACCCCGCCCCACCGGGATCCTGAGCACCGACCTCGACTCGCTCGTGGTCACGGTGGCCGTAGACGGACCAGCCAGCGTGGAAGGGATCCCGAGACGAGGCCTCGACCCTCTCGAGATCGCACTCCTGTCGGTCGAGTCGGGTGTCGCAGGGATCGAGCTCCACTGCGCCAGGGGGGACTCCGCCGTCGCCGCTGCATCCCTCTGCAGGGCTGCGGGCGTCCCGGCGATCGTGAGGGTTTCCGGGACGAGCAGGCTGATCGCCGACGTGGAAGGCCTCTCCTGGACGCCGAGGTATTCATGGTTCCCCGAGGGTGACATGGTGAGGTTCGAGGCGAATGTCATCATCCACAACGCCACGAGCCAGACCTGGCGGGGCGTATCCATGAGGATCATCGACACGGACGGCCTTTCTCTCGCATCGACCACCGGGCTGATCGACCTCCCGCCCGGCGACGAGGTCGTCCCCTGGTGGAACGCGACGGGAACCGCACTCGATCCGGTGATCATCTATTCGTGGCCGGCCCCTGGCGCATGGACCGCCCTTCTCCCGGTGGTCGTCCAGGGGGCCGGACCGTTCATCGAGGCGGGCGTCGCTTCGAATACCCCCATCGTTTCGGGTGACACGGTATGGATCCCCGCGCCTGATCTCGAAATACGCCAGACATCGGTACAGACCCCCCGGGGGTACGATCTCGAGGTCACCCTGTCCAGCTCTTCGCAGAACGGACGGAGCGTACGGGTGCGCTATCCCTCCACGCTGTCGAGCGGGGCGATGGCGAGCTTCGACGTCCCATCCACCGTGACCGTAGGCGGGACGGCAGGCACGGCGGCCACCTTCCACGGGACGCTGCGGTATTCGACGTCCCGCTGACCCGCTCCTTGACCGGAACCGG of the Candidatus Fermentibacter sp. genome contains:
- a CDS encoding TldD/PmbA family protein; protein product: MRERLRAMISKRTADFADIRYEIRKQTVISFSGKEIKQVNASATDGYVVRARSGTGFSSAVVTKEEDVPRALSLATEGASTMMRFGGKKVELAPVPVVEDDVEPVMSVDPRQIPIGDKIAAARACNALMLDQPGIATTNVAYHEVCREKYYVNSEGTAIREVLVTVAIAGEVVAKKGDLLQNIRVAVGGADGWESLVGRDDVFLERAGIAARLLDAEPVRGGTYDVVLNPSMAGVFTHEAFGHFSEADIIEDNPSLRARMALGAQLGSKAVSIVADSTLPGQLGRYRYDDEGVAVRRVQLMKNGVLTGRLHSRATAAAFGEAPTGHDVAEDYRYEPIVRMGTIFIEPGTAGVEDLFRRMGDGLYLLDAKGGQTSGENFTFGAQYGFVVENGRVGRMIRDINIMGNLFTTLSNIADTASDFRLSERGGCGKGQTNIKSNYGGPHVLISGMVVGGV